A region of Vitis vinifera cultivar Pinot Noir 40024 chromosome 15, ASM3070453v1 DNA encodes the following proteins:
- the LOC109124034 gene encoding uncharacterized protein LOC109124034: MSDVSFESNPLVSSSNLATKPTTQTHNTESHPVQITTISLNGDNFLRWSQLVRMYLRGRGKIGYLTGDKVAPASEDPLYTTWDAENSMVMTWLMNSMNEKIGSNYMCYSTAKELWDNVNQMYSDLGNQSQVYELTLKLGEIRQGEESVTKYFSSLKLLW, encoded by the coding sequence ATGTCTGATGTTTCTTTTGAGTCAAACCCACTTGTTTCCTCTTCCAACCTAGCAACTAAACCTACAACCCAAACCCATAATACCGAATCTCATCCTGTTCAGATTACCACCATTAGCCTCAATGGTGACAATTTTTTAAGATGGTCTCAATTAGTTCGCATGTATCTTAGAGGGAGAGGGAAGATCGGGTACTTGACTGGAGACAAAGTAGCACCAGCATCGGAGGATCCTCTGTACACAACCTGGGATGCAGAAAATTCAATGGTGATGACATGGCTCATGAACTCCATGAATGAGAAGATTGGCTCCAATTATATGTGCTACTCCACGGCCAAAGAATTGTGGGATAATGTGAATCAAATGTACTCTGATTTGGGTAATCAATCTCAAGTGTATGAACTGACCCTTAAACTTGGTGAGATTCGACAGGGAGAAGAATCTGTCACCAAGTACTTCAGTTCGTTGAAGCTTCTTTGGTAG